ACTCTAATTTAAATAGCCATCATGTCCGAACATCGGGGAAAATACACTTACGGTTATACATCCGATAGACAAGCTAGGAGGAATTCCGCGGACAAGATCAGCAAGTCAAGGGGAGCAAGAAGAGACCATGGTAGCTCAAGTCGACGTGAGGAGGCAGGCTCTAGCTCGAGCCAAGCAGAGACTGGAGCATATAACGCAGACTACACCGACGAAACCCAACAGTTTCATTCACCGCCTCAAACTTCCTATGCTCCAAGTGAGTATGATTTACCAGCTCCTACCACATGTGGTTTAGAAAAGCGCATAAATGGACAACCAGTTTTGGACACAAGAACCAACACATGGGAGAAATGTGGAAATCCTCTCGATTCCGGCCTGGCCTGGTGTCGCACTTGCAAACCCATATTATCTTGTAACGCTAAGGGCTGTACAGAAAGAGGTCAAGAAGAATATCCAGGCGCAGGATTTTCTTGCAACTGGCACAATGGATTCCACAGATCATACGAAGTTGTGCAGCGTGAGAGAGCCGAGAGAGAGGCTGCTgcggcagcagcagcagcatcaGCCCCTCAAGTTATAGCAGAAActgagaaagagagagaggaaagagaggcaCGACAAATGGCAGAATTAGAGATATATCAGCAAAATCTGGATAACATGTGGAGAAGGTGATACTGTGGAGGTGTTTAAACTAGGCCGAAGATAGCTAATATCTTCCATGTACATTATTAGTCCGTTGCTTTAccaaataaaaagaaatcgtTGCTTTTATGAAGTGCTACCTCTATTTCTCCCTTTGAACAACACTCTGTCGGATCACTCGACCCCAGAAGCCACTCTCTTCCTTCAAACCCGTCTCCTAACCCCCTTCTCAACCCCCATTCTTCTCAGTCAAACCACCGGGATCTTCACCTTAAACACTAATGCCTGGTTATCAAGATCATACCTACTCCCATCACTATACGCGAACTTTCCTCCCTCCAAATACCCATCCTGCGTGATAAAATCGTTATCACTCAGACTAAAAATATACTATATCAATCCTTCATTAGCAAATTTCTCTTTGTCCCTTTCCCAAGAACGAAGAACTTACCCATTCCCCATCCGCGCCCTCCTTCCCATCAACAGGCACCACAGCAATACTCTCCCACTTCTCGTTCAACAATCCTCTATTCGTGTCCCCCCCATTATGCACTCCAAACCTCTCCAACTCCTCATTATCATTAATATCTAACCATCCACAATACGTCGCCGTCTTAATCCCACTCCCTAGAGCCCCCTTCGAGCTCGCAATCGCACAACTAGCACAATCATATTTCGTCCCCTTGATATCGGTCGCATTACTAATATCGAaaatatctatctgtctataTATACTCTCCGTGCTGTCCTGTCCATTCCCTGACCCCGAATCTCTAGCCAGAATCAAGAACTGTCCATTAGGCAAGGCATGAATTTCAGACTGCGCAGCTGTCTTTGGATTCTTGCTAGCGCTAGCCGTTGGATCTGTccagagaggaagaggaaccACATATTCACTCAAATATAATGGGTTTCCCGGGTCTGAAATATCGTATGAGAGAAAACGGGTATAGCGTTCTGTCTGGGACTTCAGACCTCCTTCTTGATTATTTGCTGCTTGGAGAAGTGTGTAGAGAGTTTTTCCATCGGAGGATATACTGAGACCTTCAAATCCATGGTTATTATCTCTACCAGTAGGATTATCGGCAGGTGAGACGTCATCGCCAGAACCTTGATCAGAGTAGTAGTAGGGAGAGTCAGCGGAGAAAGATTCGCTGCCATTACGCATGGGAATGAAGGCATCTGGTGGTCGGATGGCGGCGACCATTGTACCGGTGGAGTTAAAGTGGTAGATATAAGGGCCCTGATGGATAGTCAGACAAAGTGAAACATTAGGAGACTGAGGAAACATACATATTCATCACTAACCCACCAGCCACCAGCTCCATCCAACACCAACCCCTCAGAATCAATCGATACTCTCTTCCCTCCCGTCCCGCTTCCCCCGAATCCATCACCCGTATACGTCGCCACGGGCAAATCGGGAAACCCCGCATAGCTCAAATGACCCGATCCGTCCGCGTCCAGTCCTGTCGTTGGCGTCCCATCCGGCCCATAAAACAGAACCGTGTCATTATATACGAACCACAAATTATTTCCCGAAGGATTTTTCACAGTCGCATTAGACGCTGGTgtgaagatgatatcaaatttatgAACCCGTGCTTGAAAGTTTAGGGTGCCTTCTGTATTCCTGTTATGTCTATTAGTACTCTCAACTTACTTTCTTGCCTGAACACTCTAAGGAATTTAGTCGTGGACTTCCGAACAGATAGATAAGTGGTAGACCAAGGGCAAAAAGAGAACTGAAATGCAACAAACCATCCCCTATCCGGTAAGGCCCACAGAACTCCAGTGTAACTTCCATTATCTAGCTTCTCCCAATTCTTTCTATCCATCGCAATTGCACTCCCAATTCCACCAATTGTGTCCCCGAATTTATCACGTGCGGTACCTGGAATATATCCATAGCCTCCTAGTGCCtgatatgtatatgtttTTCCATTACATGCAGTTTGATTGACGTATGAATCACTTTGAGCTGTTGCCAGCCCAAAGAGAGAGGCTACTGGGAGGAACTTTCTTAAAGACATCACTAATGACTAGAAAACTTATCAACAGTGGCAAGGtaaacaagaaaagaagtaaaGGTACACAAGAACACTGTAAACATCGCGGGGTAACATGGAGAACATATATTCCCTTGCTCCGGGTGAAGCGGGTGCTAATATACACGACATATTTTGGCAATCAAAGGATCCGTATTGCCACCGAAAAACTAACCAATAAATGATGCTACGTGCCTGAAGTTGAAGATGCGGAAGCTTCCTAGCTTTCGTACCCCAGGTACAATTCTCAATAGTGTTGCAGTGAAGGATGAACTAATGACGAAGATTCATGCAAGAAGGGAAGGTCACCATGACTTATGGTTAAATGCATGCACGTTGTAGCATTGAGAGTCTTGATTGGTCGGCTCACTCTGACTGGGATATTTGGCATGGAGTTATCTGTGCAATGCATGTCAGTATGAAAAGTACCTACCCAATACTttatgaagaattgaattgtcacattgaaaatattcacAATTTCTTGATGCCATATTTATTGTGATATCTGAAAATGCTTCTGCATTTCTGTCATATGTCGTATCTCATTCCCATTTCATTTCGCCCAATGCCTTAAAAATTGCTCAAACTTCCTCCACCAACTGACACATGCACAGTGTGTCTCCTAAATTCAAAGGTATcgagaaatgaaaaattgcTTCGCAAATGCCTATTGTGTATCGCCTCACGATGTTCATCGGAGAATTGAATCTAAACAgaaaattacttttttaGGTAACAATATCATTCTGATCCTTCGTAGTAACTCCACGTAGGTAGCGACATTGCTCCTAAGTATGTGATATCATTGGGCGAAAAAGTGAAAGGAAAAAATCATTATCCAGATCGGACACCAGTTTGTCCTGCTAGATGTATATGGAAGCTGTTTAGAGATCATAAACATCCCAACCATCAAGTTTATTGGCATTGTAGTTGATTCGGCGTTTTTGATCTGCGGGTGGGTTTTCCGGCCGTGCATAGTCGATCCGTAGCTCCTCGTCAAGTCACaactcatcttcatcgtcgaGTTCTGCAGGCTTGATGAGTCCTCCGACCTTGGATAGACGTTCGCGTTCTGCGGCCTTGGCATCTCTTTCAGCCGTCTCTTTCTCCTCGGCGTACAGCTCGGTATTGTCTCCAGCAAACTCCTTCAATGAGATTAAGAAATCCCGCAAGTTAAGTCTGAATCGATCTGCAGAGTGATTCAGAGTGAATAGACCCTCAACGAAGGCTTGAATTTGAGGTCTGAAATAGATTAGTAAGGTATGTTGATAGAGGGAATGGTAATGACTTACGCTTGAAGGTTAGGGAAGGCATTCTGCAACAAACTAGCCACAAAGTTTGTAAGGAAGTCTTTGTTGCTTGTATTTGGCGGTGCTTGATCCTGAACATAGATAGGCATTTGGATCTTTGGTGCGGTGCCGTCAGCCGGGTGGACAAAGTAGAACATTCTTGCCAACAAAGTTGCTTGTGACTTGAATCCAGCCTTGTGGTCGGTGTCGGTGAGCACGAAGAATACATCCTGGAGGATTGGGACGAAGAATTGCTGGAAGAAAGCACTGGAAGTAGCGGGGTCCGTTTCTGCGATGTTGGTGATCAACTCCAAACACATGTTGAGACCGGCATGTTCGACCTCTCTATTATCGTGCTTGCTAGCCCACATGCAAGAATCGATGACAAATTTGAATTGTCGGTTGTCGAGTTTGAGGAGTGCGGGGAAGCAGTGAAGATTGATTGCTCGGAGGAGGCTGAAGAATTCAACACGATGTTCTGGGAATTCTGAGAAGTCCTTGTTGATCATTTCCAAAGTGCATTCGAAAACATTTGACATAATGTTTGGGACTTGGTCTTCCATGAGGCCCTATATTCAATGTTAGTAAGGGCTGGAAGTATCTCCAAGACAAGGAGGCTAGAACGAGAAGGGTATGCACCACTGAATACTTCGAGCGATATGGGGTCCAACGTACAGAAAGTTTGGTTATGATAACAGACATAACCTTGAGGACTTCGGCGTCACGTGCACCGGGAACATTGCGGTTGTAATCGATCAGGACTGCTTCAAGAAGGTTTGGAACGATGTTGGTTCGAACCATCTCAAGGTCATCAGATTTTTCAACGAATGTTTCAATGAGCTTGAGAATTTCCTTCTTGATAGTTCTTAGTCCTCGGACTCTAGGCATCTTGGTGGCAATTTCACCTATTTAAAATTAGTATCACAAATCGTAAATGCGTTATGAGAGAACCACTTACCCTCACTTGCGACGGCTTCAGAAATCATGGTGCTGGTAGCCTTGTACATAGACAACATATCGAGGTAAATGCGTCCAATTTGAGGATAGAAGTAGCTTCCGATGGAGGAACAAGCAGACACGTTAGTCTTCATGACATTACCAATGACCTTAATGGTATCTGCGTCTTGAAGAATCTGAGGGTTAGTGTTTGCTTGGGCAATGATGGCATCCCAAGCAGCGTTTGGATATGACATCAACTCAGCAATGAGTCTTTCTTGTGAGTTTTTCTGTGGTTGAGCTGCAATCATGTAACCACATGCCTCGTAGAAAGTGTGTACTTGCTGTGGAGATAGGTCGCAAGTAATCTTGCGCATGGTTCTGACAATTTCCTCGATGAATGGTTCAGACTCGCCAGGTTGTAGGGCGACAAAATGGCGCTTGCACTGTCTGGCAATCTTGATGAATGTATCACAAGCCATGTCCTGAACACCCTCGTGGGACTCGTGCATGAACTCGAATAACTTGTTGACGACGGTCTTCAAGAATTTCCAGTGAGCCTTCAAGAAACGCGGATATTGACCAACAATATACATGATGTTACTGGCAACCACGGCTTTGTTGTCCTTTCCTCGTTTCATTTCAGTCAACCCAAGCAAATCCTTGATGACGGTTACCAAAAAACGTTTCTCAGTCTCTTCGTTCATTGCAAGGGAGATGGAACCGATAGCCCAGCACAACGTGTTACAGTTGGCCCATGACCATTCGGTACCATCAACTTGTCGAGATAGCTTCTCAGTCATGATGTTCTCGGTATCGACTACATCCAAATGGGTAAGATAAACCAAGCACTCTCTGGTTGTCTTGTACAACTGGATGGTGTCGCTCTCCTTGACGAATTCACGAACGATCTCACCCTCGTCGTTCTCAACAATCAAGACTTCCTCTGGTCTGACCATCTTTTCGATCATGACCACTCGCAAGTTCGAAAGTACTTCATTGTACTTGTGCTTTCTGAGAGGATAGTTGGCGAGCAGACTTGGGTTGGGAGCACCGGGACTCGAGATGCCACCGACGCCCATTCCGACAAGAGGGTTGACGTCTCCAATGGGTAGTGACTGTTGTTCATCGTACAATTCTTGAACCAGTCTAGTCCAGTATTCTAAGcaaatcttgaagatctcTCGGTCCTCGATTTGGGAAATTCTGATGAGGTAGAAGTGGCCGTGTGTGAGAAAATCACGGTTTGGTAGGTTCTCTATGAGCTATCGAGATAATTAGAATGCGCAAGGAAGACAAAACGAGTAAAAGAAAACTTACAGTAAGATGGGAGGAGAAAAAGTTACACAAGAAAAGGGCCAGATTCTGGATGAACTCTTGGTCCTTGGAGTTACTCGAATTATAAGTGCTCTTGAGGTCGAGAGTCAAAGGAATAATCTTGGAAATGGTGGTCAAAACTTCGGTGAACATTTGAACCAATTTCTCGTCATAGTTGTTCCCAGTACCAGTTTGGAGTCCTCCAATCTCTGTCAAACACTTCAATGTTACATTTCTGAACTCGGGCATCTCCAAAAATCGTTCTCTAAGAGTATCGATAACGGTCGTCTCGAAGATATAGCCAAGCGGAATCCAGTTaaagaatcgaagaaggGTCTCGAGGGTAGCCTTGATCAAACTTTCTTGAGTGGCGCTATTCAATACTTCGTTGCAAAGTTGGAAGATGGACGAAAACTCTGCACACATCGTCGTCTTCAAGTTCTTCGTCTTTGCAGAAGTCATCTGATCCGCCGAGTAATCGAAAACCTCCTCCGATaacaatctcaaaatcgaCATATTGTTCTCGCATATCGATAAACTTGTGTGGCAGGAGGATATGATCTCGTTGATGAAAGTGGGCCAGTTGTGAGGCCATTCTTGTTTCAAGATAGAAACAAGGACGAGATTCAACTTGTTTAAGAGGACTCTTTGAGACCTCAGAGACTCTTCCGATCCAGAGCATTGTATGATGAACCCAACGACGAAATTTCGGATACCTGGAACAAGTTAGTATGGCGTCCTTCTTTAAGGATAACAACAGCATCTATTTACCTTGGCACTGCTCTCTGGGTAGAACCTTCCACCTTGTCATGATGACATGATCTAGTACTTGCAAACccaaatctaataatttgTCAGCGAAACAGCATGTAGAGAGCGTCAAGGAACCTTGACCGACATTTGGCTTGCGGATATGAAGACTCTTGTAATATCTTATCAACTAATAACCACGCATCTGGATCCTCCTTGAACTATATAGTATATCAGTATCAGTATCGATGGCTATATGGAACCAGAGAAGATTTTCGGCGCATGAGGAAGTCGTACCTGGTTCATTGCAGCCTGAGCGGCTTTTTGCTACGGAATCAACGCGTCAGTAAAGATGTTCCGGTATGAATAGATTGATTTGGATATGTGGTATATACTCACAGCCTCACCGCGACCTTCATAGAAAGTCTTGACGGTCGCGTCAAGCTCTTCAATGGTGACAGCCATCTTTGCAGCTTGATCTAGGTACAATGCCCTATCCTGCTTTCAATAGATAAGCAATACGCTTTAATATCCTTTTGTGCAGCTTGCGCTGTTACAAGAAACTTTATAAAGGAAGTTGATGGTatgtttgaagaagttgttcgAAAATGTCAAGTTGAAGATTGTTGGACCCAGCCGCATGTTCAAAGTGCTTTGTGCCCCACTAAGAGGAGGGATTCTCTCAGCGGGCCTTGAATACCGATCGGTAAACCATCAGGTCAGGTGACTGCACCTAATAAATTATCTCTCGGAAGATGTAGCCGCAGGTGAATGTCCTCCGATGTGTTGTAATTCGAAGCTTCAAGGgtattcaatcaaattccattccattcatgaCCTTATTTAACACCATGTACCGCCGTTCTTTACCTTGTTAGGAACAAATTGATCCACTGTGGATTATGATCATTTTATAAGCAGCTACGGCAGAGTCATAGATGGGAAACTGCATATACTCAGCATACCCCTCGATTTTCTTTATGCGTGGTGAATGAGGGAGCTGTATTGTTAAATCAGCAGCTATTCTGTTCCATTATCATGTATCTCGGTGGTGAATTTTCTATGTTAAGTTTACCTACTCTTCTATTCTCCTGCATGAGATCAGCATGTTCCTCGATTCCCTACATTGATGGCGAATgagaaatttatatacacTCGATATTCCCCTTAATCCTGCCCGTCTTGGAAGTTCATCTCTTATTTTGCTCCTTGATCCTCTTATTCTGAAACTAACTAAACCTCTTATTAATATGCCCCTTTAATGTTTATATCAATACTACCTACACCTCACGAACTCGTATATACTCAGTGGTATAAACTCGCGTACCCCTCATTCTCTTATACAGTACCATTCATTGTCAAGGCCTACGTCATATATCTCGTTTCACtcatatctatttatatctCTATCATGATAATATTCATCAGATCAAGCGATGGGACTTCATGAATTAGATTTCATCTTTAGGCATTGATTGCTAGATCTTGTGGCAAGCTGAGGCTTCAGTACAATCTTCCAATACCTTCTACTGAGTTGTTTCTAAATTTCCGAACCAACGAATTTGCATTTGTTACACATGAACATGGCATCCAATAGGGTGTCGAGGCAAGATAAGTTGCTTGTACCAGGGAAGCCTGGGGAGCATAGGAGCCTTTCATTGCAGTTTCTTTACCTTTCAGGTAGGATTTAGGGATAAACAGTACTATATCAATCGAATTTCAGAGCAAGTTACCGTTACTTTATGAGCAGTGGACCATAAGAAATGAGAGAGTTAGGTCATTTacaagcaaacaaaaaatgaaaaaaatacaaacatTCCCAAAGAATAAGGAAGTCAAGACTGCAGCTTTAAGTCCACGACTATCACAGTCTCTTTCAACAAGATATATACGTCCACATGAACAAAAGTTATACTAGAGTCCAATCCCTAAACGATCACAGACCTAAGTGCCAAATAACAAGCAGTATATTGATCCACATGACAATACCTAGGTCTTTCTAGCTTAACAAAGGTAAACTCCCCAAGACTAGACCAGCTTCTACACATAGATAATGTCAGTGGAATATAGTCAAAAGCATAGTGACTTGAAGACATCTATCAAAGACACATATGGACACACTCTCACCACTCCATACAATCAATCTacaaccccccccccccccccccccccccctccgTCCCccaaagaatcaaaaaataaagagaattgtaaagaaattcaattaatactCTAATTACATGTACGTTACATgcacctacctacctattccatatatacacatatacatacataccaacCTCTCCATCCACCAAAAACCCAACACCACCCTCTCGTcacatctctcatcttccatttctaAAGCAAATAAtaccaatccatccatctatccgTCAAATACTTATCTTTCTAAAACATCCTTCTCACCTTactatcaaattcaaaagctTAAAGATATATACGTATAACACTTCTTTCgtttatttattcatatatatacctagttCCTATATGCATTTATCCGTATTCATCCATTTAATATAACCACCTAGACAATAAATTTTGACCTCTCCAACCTATCTGTATATTCCCATCCCCACCTAAGAGTGATTTTGAATTCCTCCAAACGATTCCAAACATATCCATGataattttcgaaaaataCTAATATCCGCCCATCATAATATAGAAAGGAGATACCACtctcattccattccattcctgGACACCCCTCTCACCCTTTGTATTTCTCCAAAGAACGCAATTAAGCCTTCTGATACCCTGCCTCCTTTAATCCTACACCAAGCGCCTCAATAGCCTTCTCTACATCATCCCTACTCTCATCCATAACACTAACTCCCATATGACCCACTCTAATGTACTTTGCCGCAATCTCTTTATGCAAGCCTCCAGCAAAAATGACTCCCTTCTTCACCAAATTTGGCAACAACTCTGGGGCTTTAACACCTTCTGGAAGGTAGATAGCAGTCATACCATTTGCCTGATCAGCAGGATTAGGTGCCAATTGTTTGAGGCCTAGATCCGCGACTGCCTTTTTGATCTTTTGTGATGTAGCTTTGTGTTTAGCGAAACGTTCAGAGAGAGGAATAGAGAGAATCTGGGTGAGAGAAGTGTGTAAAGCGTGGATTaattgaggagatggagtgGCAAAGTAGGATGGCTTTTTAGCTTCGTAGTTTTGCATAACTATTTCCCATTAGCATCCCATCGTACACAAAAGCAATTCAAACGTCAAACTTACTTGGCAACCAATTCTTGAATGAAGCAAAATATGATCCTGGCGGAGTCTTCCTAGCCTTGAATGTCTCAATCGCTCTACCACTATAGTACGAAATTGAAAGACCAGCTGGACAACCAATCGCTTTCTGACTGGCCGTAATAACAGCATCCAAACCCCAACTATCGAATTCAATCTCCTCACATCCCACACTACAGACACCATCTACCACAACCAACGTCTCCGGAGAAACGCGATGAACAAGCTcactcaatttcttcaactcaCTCAGAACTCCCGTCGAAGTATCCACATGAGTAACCGTGATCAACTTATATTTCTTCTCCGTCAACgccttttcaatctcatccaatTGAGGTCTCTCTCCAATCTTCGCCTTCAATTGTGTAGGTTTGACGCCATAAGTTTCAAAACAGTCCGCGAACGAATCGGCAAAATAGCCAGTATGGAGAACCAACACCTCATCACCTGGTTCTGCCAAATTAGCAGCCACGAGATCCCATCCAAGAGTACCGGAACCGGAAATGACGAGCGGTTGGGAAGAGGGATCGGTAGCTTGGAAGAGCTTGCGCAGCATAGACAGAGTTTCGCTGAAGACTGCTACAAATGGGGCGCTGACATGACTTTCACTGTTTTGTTTGAGGGCTTGTCAGTGATCCATTATATTTCGAGCCTCAGCTCAATTTCGTAATGATAATGAACAAGATACATACCTGTAATGGCTCATAGACTGCAGGACAGCATCATCAAACTCAATTGGGCCCGGAATGAGCAAGGTAGGATGAGCTTGTTGAGACGAcattttgaga
The nucleotide sequence above comes from Botrytis cinerea B05.10 chromosome 14, complete sequence. Encoded proteins:
- the Bccrm1 gene encoding Bccrm1, which translates into the protein MAVTIEELDATVKTFYEGRGEAQKAAQAAMNQFKEDPDAWLLVDKILQESSYPQAKYLGLQVLDHVIMTRWKVLPREQCQGIRNFVVGFIIQCSGSEESLRSQRVLLNKLNLVLVSILKQEWPHNWPTFINEIISSCHTSLSICENNMSILRLLSEEVFDYSADQMTSAKTKNLKTTMCAEFSSIFQLCNEVLNSATQESLIKATLETLLRFFNWIPLGYIFETTVIDTLRERFLEMPEFRNVTLKCLTEIGGLQTGTGNNYDEKLVQMFTEVLTTISKIIPLTLDLKSTYNSSNSKDQEFIQNLALFLCNFFSSHLTLIENLPNRDFLTHGHFYLIRISQIEDREIFKICLEYWTRLVQELYDEQQSLPIGDVNPLVGMGVGGISSPGAPNPSLLANYPLRKHKYNEVLSNLRVVMIEKMVRPEEVLIVENDEGEIVREFVKESDTIQLYKTTRECLVYLTHLDVVDTENIMTEKLSRQVDGTEWSWANCNTLCWAIGSISLAMNEETEKRFLVTVIKDLLGLTEMKRGKDNKAVVASNIMYIVGQYPRFLKAHWKFLKTVVNKLFEFMHESHEGVQDMACDTFIKIARQCKRHFVALQPGESEPFIEEIVRTMRKITCDLSPQQVHTFYEACGYMIAAQPQKNSQERLIAELMSYPNAAWDAIIAQANTNPQILQDADTIKVIGNVMKTNVSACSSIGSYFYPQIGRIYLDMLSMYKATSTMISEAVASEGEIATKMPRVRGLRTIKKEILKLIETFVEKSDDLEMVRTNIVPNLLEAVLIDYNRNVPGARDAEVLKVMSVIITKLSGLMEDQVPNIMSNVFECTLEMINKDFSEFPEHRVEFFSLLRAINLHCFPALLKLDNRQFKFVIDSCMWASKHDNREVEHAGLNMCLELITNIAETDPATSSAFFQQFFVPILQDVFFVLTDTDHKAGFKSQATLLARMFYFVHPADGTAPKIQMPIYVQDQAPPNTSNKDFLTNFVASLLQNAFPNLQAPQIQAFVEGLFTLNHSADRFRLNLRDFLISLKEFAGDNTELYAEEKETAERDAKAAERERLSKVGGLIKPAELDDEDEL
- the Bcagx1 gene encoding Bcagx1, with product MSSQQAHPTLLIPGPIEFDDAVLQSMSHYSESHVSAPFVAVFSETLSMLRKLFQATDPSSQPLVISGSGTLGWDLVAANLAEPGDEVLVLHTGYFADSFADCFETYGVKPTQLKAKIGERPQLDEIEKALTEKKYKLITVTHVDTSTGVLSELKKLSELVHRVSPETLVVVDGVCSVGCEEIEFDSWGLDAVITASQKAIGCPAGLSISYYSGRAIETFKARKTPPGSYFASFKNWLPIMQNYEAKKPSYFATPSPQLIHALHTSLTQILSIPLSERFAKHKATSQKIKKAVADLGLKQLAPNPADQANGMTAIYLPEGVKAPELLPNLVKKGVIFAGGLHKEIAAKYIRVGHMGVSVMDESRDDVEKAIEALGVGLKEAGYQKA